One window of Gottschalkia purinilytica genomic DNA carries:
- a CDS encoding iron-containing alcohol dehydrogenase: MARFTLPRDLYFGKGALEELKNLKGHKKAMVITGGSSMEKFGFLKKVENTLKEAGLEVTVFKGVEPDPSVETVMNGAEKMREFEPDVIVAIGGGSPIDAAKAMWVFYEHPDKTFDDIKDPFTIPRLRNKAIFVAIPSTSGTATEVTAFSVITDYSQKIKYPLADFEITPDIAILDTDIPNTMPPKLVAYTGMDALTHAIEAYLASNRSRFSDSLAKESIISIVDNIVASYNGDEEARGEMHIAQCLAGMSFSNALLGITHSLAHKIGAQYEIPHGCCNAILLPYVIQFNAKSSLSRYADIARLLGLQGGTEKQLVDSLIDTIQKLNTLLNIPSTLKQIGVEEDKFKSTVRYISENAVLDPCTASNPREASAQDFEKILECAYYGKSVTF; the protein is encoded by the coding sequence ATGGCTAGATTTACATTACCTAGGGATTTATATTTTGGTAAAGGAGCATTAGAAGAGCTGAAAAATTTAAAGGGACATAAAAAAGCTATGGTTATAACTGGTGGCTCTTCAATGGAGAAGTTTGGATTCTTAAAAAAAGTAGAAAACACATTAAAAGAAGCAGGACTTGAAGTTACTGTCTTTAAAGGTGTTGAACCAGACCCTTCTGTAGAAACAGTAATGAATGGTGCAGAAAAAATGAGGGAATTTGAGCCAGATGTGATAGTAGCTATTGGTGGTGGTTCTCCAATAGATGCTGCTAAAGCTATGTGGGTATTTTATGAACACCCAGATAAAACTTTTGATGACATAAAAGATCCATTTACTATTCCTAGACTTAGAAACAAAGCCATATTTGTAGCAATACCTTCAACTAGTGGTACTGCCACAGAAGTTACAGCTTTTTCTGTGATAACAGATTACTCTCAAAAAATAAAATATCCTCTTGCTGACTTTGAAATAACTCCAGATATAGCAATTTTAGATACTGATATTCCAAATACTATGCCTCCAAAGTTAGTAGCTTATACTGGAATGGATGCACTTACTCATGCCATAGAAGCATATTTAGCTTCTAATAGATCTAGATTTTCAGATTCCTTAGCAAAAGAATCTATAATTAGTATAGTTGATAATATAGTTGCATCTTATAATGGAGACGAAGAAGCACGAGGAGAAATGCATATAGCTCAATGTTTAGCAGGTATGTCTTTTAGTAATGCTCTTCTAGGAATAACTCATAGTTTAGCTCATAAAATAGGAGCACAATATGAAATTCCACATGGATGTTGTAATGCAATCTTACTACCATATGTAATTCAATTTAATGCTAAATCTTCTTTAAGTAGATATGCAGATATAGCTAGGCTACTTGGATTACAAGGAGGAACTGAAAAACAACTCGTTGATTCATTAATAGATACAATACAAAAGTTAAATACTTTATTAAATATACCTTCTACATTAAAACAAATTGGAGTAGAGGAAGATAAATTTAAATCTACAGTAAGATACATATCAGAAAATGCTGTTTTAGACCCTTGTACAGCTTCTAATCCAAGAGAAGCTAGTGCACAAGATTTTGAAAAGATATTAGAGTGTGCTTACTATGGAAAGTCTGTTACTTTCTAA
- a CDS encoding DUF4446 family protein: MEYLKSIFITYNFEITFALLIACILLLFFNLLNRIKIASMVRKYNKLYKILQGTSGQSLENMLVKYLDDVNKVKTEVLETKEKCEDIESKVKFAVQKVGFIRYNAFNDMGSDLSFSIALLDESLNGFILTSIYGREDSNVYAKPIVNGESNYALSVEEIQALDRARKQASVLEY; encoded by the coding sequence ATGGAATACCTTAAAAGTATTTTTATCACCTATAATTTTGAAATAACCTTTGCACTTTTAATAGCATGTATATTACTTTTGTTTTTCAACTTATTGAATAGAATAAAAATAGCGTCTATGGTGAGAAAATACAATAAACTTTACAAGATACTTCAAGGGACTAGTGGACAATCACTAGAAAATATGCTAGTAAAATACTTAGATGATGTAAATAAAGTAAAAACAGAAGTTTTAGAAACTAAAGAAAAATGTGAAGATATAGAAAGTAAAGTAAAGTTTGCTGTACAGAAAGTTGGATTTATAAGATATAATGCATTTAATGATATGGGAAGTGACTTAAGTTTCTCAATAGCATTATTAGATGAAAGTTTAAATGGATTTATTCTTACAAGTATATATGGAAGAGAAGATAGTAATGTATATGCGAAACCAATAGTTAATGGAGAATCTAACTATGCCCTATCTGTAGAAGAAATTCAGGCTTTAGATAGAGCTAGAAAGCAAGCAAGTGTACTAGAGTATTAG
- a CDS encoding aminotransferase class V-fold PLP-dependent enzyme — protein sequence MIYLDNAATTYPKPDEVYEAVMDSMKHYGANPGRSGHKLALQAGRIIYETRELIAKFFNIDDPMNVVFTYNATDALNLAIKGVLNSGDHVITSSMEHNSILRPLKALEKIGVETTIVECDEDGNINLEDIEKSIRPNTKLIVTTHASNVTGTIFPIKHIGQIAKENDIIYIVDAAQTAGVYDIDVKDMNIDILVFPGHKSLLGPQGIGGLCIREGLEIRSIREGGTGSSSESLIQPDMLPDKFESGTPNTPGIAGLYAGIKYILDRGIENIRKHEQHLTEYFISELKKIEEVKIYGPCDVKKHAPVVSINIGEEDSSEIAYVLDNVYDIGVRPGIHCAPLAHKTIGTFEQGTVRFSIGPFTTKEDIDKTIEAIKQIVDEI from the coding sequence ATGATATATTTAGATAATGCTGCTACAACTTATCCAAAACCGGATGAAGTTTACGAAGCAGTAATGGATTCTATGAAACACTATGGTGCTAATCCAGGGAGATCTGGTCATAAGTTAGCTCTTCAAGCTGGTAGAATAATATATGAGACTAGAGAACTAATAGCTAAATTTTTTAACATAGATGATCCTATGAATGTAGTATTCACATACAATGCTACGGATGCGCTTAATTTAGCAATTAAAGGAGTTCTCAACTCAGGAGACCACGTTATAACATCATCTATGGAACACAATTCTATATTAAGACCCCTTAAAGCCTTAGAAAAAATAGGCGTAGAGACAACTATAGTGGAATGTGATGAAGATGGTAATATCAATCTAGAAGATATAGAAAAAAGTATAAGACCTAATACAAAACTTATAGTGACAACTCATGCCTCTAATGTTACTGGAACTATATTTCCAATAAAACATATAGGACAAATAGCTAAAGAAAATGATATAATTTATATAGTTGATGCAGCTCAAACAGCCGGAGTATATGACATAGATGTAAAAGATATGAATATAGACATACTTGTGTTTCCAGGACATAAAAGTTTGCTAGGACCTCAAGGGATAGGTGGATTGTGTATAAGAGAAGGACTTGAAATTAGAAGTATAAGAGAAGGAGGAACTGGAAGTAGTTCAGAATCTTTAATACAGCCTGATATGCTTCCAGATAAGTTTGAAAGTGGAACTCCTAATACTCCAGGGATAGCCGGACTATATGCAGGAATAAAATATATTCTAGATAGAGGTATAGAAAATATCAGAAAACATGAGCAGCATTTAACTGAGTATTTTATATCAGAACTAAAAAAGATAGAAGAAGTAAAAATATATGGACCTTGTGATGTTAAGAAACATGCTCCTGTGGTATCAATAAATATAGGAGAAGAAGACTCATCAGAAATAGCATATGTGTTAGACAATGTATATGATATAGGAGTAAGACCTGGAATACATTGTGCACCTTTAGCTCATAAAACTATAGGAACTTTCGAGCAAGGTACAGTAAGGTTTAGCATAGGACCTTTTACAACTAAAGAAGATATAGATAAAACAATAGAAGCAATTAAGCAAATAGTAGATGAAATATAG
- the yyaC gene encoding spore protease YyaC: MSIHYKKRNVSIDSSSPLAKSNLNDILLEYLDNYYDNSYDKLVILCIGTDRSTGDSLGPLIGYKLYDMLKIYPNVLVLGTLDSPVHAKNLEKKIEWIYSQFKKPFIIAIDACLGKQERIGYINICKGSIKPGAGVNKVLPEVGDMHITGIVNFSGFMEYIVLQNTRLNLVMRIADIVSSSLIISLWRFFKKQKELNQK; encoded by the coding sequence AAGTTCTCCTTTAGCTAAATCAAATTTGAATGATATACTACTTGAGTATTTAGATAACTATTATGATAATAGTTATGATAAATTAGTTATACTTTGTATAGGGACAGATAGGTCTACTGGTGATTCCCTAGGGCCTTTAATAGGATACAAATTATATGATATGCTCAAAATATATCCAAATGTTTTAGTTTTAGGAACTTTAGACTCTCCTGTTCATGCTAAAAACCTTGAGAAAAAGATAGAATGGATTTACTCTCAATTTAAAAAGCCTTTCATTATCGCTATAGATGCTTGTTTAGGAAAGCAAGAAAGAATAGGATATATAAATATTTGTAAGGGATCTATAAAACCAGGTGCTGGAGTAAACAAAGTACTTCCTGAAGTAGGGGACATGCACATAACAGGCATAGTTAATTTTAGCGGCTTCATGGAATATATAGTTCTTCAAAATACTAGACTTAATTTAGTTATGCGCATTGCCGATATCGTGTCTTCTAGTCTAATAATATCTTTATGGAGATTTTTTAAAAAGCAAAAAGAGTTAAATCAGAAATAG
- a CDS encoding diacylglycerol/lipid kinase family protein, whose product MKVLFIVNPVAGKTKAKKLIPVIEEYIGHNIYIDYEIVETERAGQATEITIQGIEKGYDTIVAVGGDGTINEVANGIISRKKGTLGIIPGGTGNDLARSLNIPMDTIQALSYITNPNVKQINIGKANDKLFLNVSSIGIDADIVKNTQKIKKHIKSKFAYTLGLLKTIVSYKIKKFEIKLDNKEIERDALLVAIGNGSNYGGGMKICPMALMDDGYFDVCIIKDVNKIKLLALFPIIFKGRHEEIKKYVEFYRCKTVKINFKNSINLNIDGEVLKVEDESIFEICDEKLSIICS is encoded by the coding sequence GTGAAAGTACTTTTTATAGTAAATCCTGTAGCAGGAAAGACAAAGGCAAAAAAGCTTATACCTGTTATAGAAGAATATATTGGTCACAATATTTATATAGATTATGAAATTGTAGAAACTGAAAGAGCAGGTCAAGCAACAGAAATAACTATTCAAGGTATAGAAAAAGGATATGATACAATTGTGGCTGTAGGTGGAGATGGAACTATAAATGAAGTTGCAAATGGCATTATATCAAGAAAAAAAGGAACTTTAGGCATAATTCCAGGTGGAACTGGAAATGATTTGGCTAGAAGTTTAAATATACCAATGGATACTATACAAGCTTTATCCTATATAACAAATCCTAATGTAAAACAGATAAATATAGGGAAAGCAAATGATAAATTATTTTTAAATGTTTCTAGTATAGGAATAGATGCTGATATAGTTAAAAATACTCAAAAGATAAAAAAACATATAAAAAGTAAATTTGCATATACTCTAGGACTATTAAAAACTATAGTCTCCTATAAAATTAAAAAGTTCGAAATAAAATTAGACAATAAAGAAATTGAAAGAGATGCTCTATTAGTAGCTATAGGAAATGGAAGTAATTATGGTGGTGGAATGAAAATTTGTCCTATGGCGTTAATGGATGATGGATATTTCGATGTATGTATAATAAAAGATGTAAATAAAATAAAGTTATTAGCTTTATTTCCTATTATATTTAAAGGTAGACACGAAGAAATAAAAAAATATGTAGAATTCTACAGATGTAAAACTGTAAAGATTAACTTTAAGAATAGTATTAATCTTAATATAGATGGAGAAGTATTAAAAGTTGAAGATGAGTCTATATTTGAAATATGTGATGAAAAATTAAGTATTATATGTAGTTAA
- a CDS encoding YkuS family protein has translation MSMKIVVQDGLDEIRTDLHNLGYEIVDIDSGENIEAVIYMADGQDISYYSNIISMSNSQEDTGNKGTLLINAKGKNTQEINKIITNRSYSPIFD, from the coding sequence ATGTCTATGAAAATAGTAGTTCAGGATGGACTAGACGAAATAAGAACTGATTTGCATAATTTAGGATATGAGATAGTAGATATAGATAGTGGGGAAAATATAGAGGCTGTAATATATATGGCAGACGGACAAGATATTTCTTATTATAGCAATATTATAAGTATGAGTAACAGCCAAGAAGATACAGGTAATAAAGGCACATTACTTATTAATGCAAAAGGTAAGAATACACAGGAAATAAATAAAATAATAACTAATAGATCATATAGTCCTATATTTGATTGA